In Venenivibrio stagnispumantis, a single window of DNA contains:
- a CDS encoding Trm112 family protein, translating to MIDKEILEIIVCPKCKGELEYKEDCLICRACKLKYKIVEDIPILIVEEAEKIDE from the coding sequence ATGATTGATAAGGAAATACTTGAAATAATTGTATGTCCAAAATGTAAAGGTGAGCTTGAATATAAAGAAGATTGTTTAATTTGCAGAGCTTGTAAATTAAAATATAAAATCGTAGAAGATATACCTATTTTAATTGTAGAAGAAGCAGAAAAGATTGATGAATAA